One Papaver somniferum cultivar HN1 chromosome 10, ASM357369v1, whole genome shotgun sequence genomic window carries:
- the LOC113316721 gene encoding F-box/kelch-repeat protein At3g06240-like encodes MDSFNLLPEEVMSDILTHLPTESVLDCKLVSKTWKNLIQHPLFSKMHTNRLVNHSATACSTDSCKLGFLASTCEGRLYYFGYIENRQTQIRRINLKPPFHYDTFVGSFNGLICLAGREGSVCIYNPMTKEYVILPQPKIKFCKYDSRWIGFGYLVSTNEYKVVQVNELEKEPNFVEVVVYTLGSGNGWRNIGKFELGSNHVFFGGYGVNSWQCRGVFADGALHWIHRIQRIIMVFDLADEKFRQHLASPPFPRVSSSNIGGFGGTLFYAHKCYDPITKDYMCTDFWLYKEKNDRYGHHSLGRSREFTAECSVPLALTKNGDVLSCDFDCLNIYDRKTFTPKKLVDVNDIFFSYILSHARTR; translated from the coding sequence ATGGATAGTTTTAACCTTCTCCCAGAGGAAGTTATGTCGGATATTCTCACTCATTTACCTACTGAATCAGTTCTAGACTGCAAGTTAGTGTCCAAAACATGGAAGAATCTTATTCAGCATCCATTGTTCTCTAAGATGCACACAAACCGTCTCGTCAATCATTCTGCAACAGCTTGTTCTACTGATTCTTGTAAGTTAGGTTTTCTTGCCTCTACATGTGAGGGACGACTCTACTATTTTGGATATATTGAGAATCGCCAGACACAGATAAGAAGGATCAATTTAAAACCTCCTTTTCATTATGATACTTTTGTTGGTTCGTTTAACGGTTTGATATGTCTAGCGGGTCGGGAAGGGAGTGTTTGTATCTATAACCCGATGACAAAAGAGTATGTTATACTGCCTCAACCTAAGATTAAGTTCTGTAAGTACGACTCTAGGTGGATAGGATTTGGTTACCTTGTTTCtaccaatgagtacaaagttGTACAAGTGAATGAGCTAGAGAAAGAACCCAATTTTGTAGAGGTCGTGGTGTACACTCTTGGCAGTGGCAATGGTTGGAGAAACATTGGAAAATTCGAACTAGGGTCTAACCATGTCTTCTTCGGAGGTTATGGTGTAAACTCTTGGCAGTGTCGTGGTGTCTTTGCtgatggagctcttcattggataCACAGAATACAGAGGATTATTATGGTCTTTGATTTGGCTGATGAAAAGTTTCGTCAACATCTTGCGTCGCCTCCTTTTCCAAGAGTCAGTTCTTCAAATATAGGAGGTTTTGGTGGGACTTTATTTTATGCGCATAAATGTTATGATCCAATCACTAAGGATTACATGTGTACTGATTTCTGGTTGTATAAAGAGAAGAATGATCGTTACGGACACCATTCATTGGGTCGGAGTCGTGAGTTTACTGCTGAATGTAGCGTACCGTTAGCACTTACGAAGAACGGTGATGTCTTAAGTTGCGATTTTGACTGTCTCAATATTTATGACAGAAAAACTTTTACCCCAAAAAAGCTGGTGGATGTTAACGATATATTTTTTTCATATATTCTCTCACATGCAAGAACTCGTTAG
- the LOC113316720 gene encoding F-box/kelch-repeat protein At3g06240-like: MDRFNLLPAEITSDILTRLPAESVLDCKLVSETWKNVIQHRSFSKLHTIRLLNHSATTYSTDFCKLSFLAFTDVGRLYYFDYIENHEIPNIDRIMRINLTSPFKYNVFVGSFNGLICLRGREERFCIYNPITKEYVILPQPKINFRQCKDRCIGFGYLPLTNEYKVVLMYKVPNFVEVMVYTLGNGSGWRNLGKFKIELGYAYAFEVHGIFANGDPHWIHRRRTIFLVFDLAGEKFRKHLARPPLTRGCSYSDFGVLGGFLFCAHRRYDSVSQKFICSKFWLYKQKNGNCEWSQNFTAICTAPLAFTKSGGIFSYSSSYLNSLKRLLGSNEQFVQIFSHKNSLVSLKDLGEEGSEIMQQSVKLEKRKRCD; the protein is encoded by the coding sequence ATGGATAGATTTAACCTTCTCCCAGCAGAGATTACATCGGATATTCTCACTCGTTTACCGGCTGAATCAGTTCTAGACTGCAAGTTAGTATCCGAAACATGGAAGAATGTTATCCAACATCGATCCTTCTCTAAGTTGCACACAATTCGTCTCCTCAATCATTCTGCAACAACTTATTCTACAGATTTTTGTAAGTTGAGTTTTCTTGCCTTTACAGATGTGGGACGACTATACTATTTTGATTATATCGAGAATCACGAGATACCCAATATCGACAGAATTATGAGGATCAATTTAACATCTCCATTTAAGTATAATGTTTTTGTTGGTTCCTTTAATGGCTTGATATGTCTTAGGGGTAGGGAAGAGAGGTTCTGTATTTATAATCCAATTACAAAAGAGTATGTTATCCTCCCTCAACCTAAGATCAATTTTCGTCAGTGCAAGGATAGGTGCATCGGATTTGGTTATCTTCCTTTAACCAATGAGTACAAAGTTGTTTTGATGTATAAGGTTCCCAATTTTGTAGAGGTCATGGTGTACACTCTTGGCAATGGTAGTGGTTGGAGAAACCTTGGAAAGTTTAAAATTGAACTGGGATATGCTTATGCTTTCGAAGTACATGGTATCTTTGCGAATGGAGATCCTCACTGGATTCACAGACGAAGAACGATATTTCTGGTCTTTGATTTGGCAGGTGAAAAGTTCCGCAAACATCTTGCACGACCTCCTTTGACAAGAGGCTGCAGTTATTCAGATTTTGGAGTTTTGGGTGGGTTTTTATTTTGTGCACACAGACGTTATGATTCAGTCAGTCAAAAATTTATCTGTTCTAAATTTTGGCTGTATAAACAGAAGAACGGTAACTGTGAGTGGAGTCAAAATTTTACTGCTATATGTACCGCACCGTTAGCATTTACAAAGAGTGGCGGTATCTTCAGTTACAGTTCTAGCTATCTCAACTCCCTTAAAAGGCTGTTGGGTTCTAATGAACAATTTGTTCAAATATTCTCTCACAAGAACTCGTTAGTTTCATTGAAAGATCTAGGAGAAGAAGGTTCAGAAATAATGCAGCAGTCAGTTAAACTTGAGAAGCGAAAACGCTGTGATTAG